A genomic window from Ascaphus truei isolate aAscTru1 chromosome 1, aAscTru1.hap1, whole genome shotgun sequence includes:
- the LOC142503603 gene encoding uncharacterized protein LOC142503603 isoform X1 yields MSLFKMEETPYLRQTSIELQPLEAQIARQQDVENNHAGEVLQAEADFPDSDQRHIYVLPAIPDQRNIYQKAYQTVAKVITKKRLLKTILCFSICFAFLAISASVIFRLQWHFVTQQEGEIIDWKRTAAHGITTPDSGIVKRGLHYDLKPVDIQSVGIPQGVYWKPFPKPIIQKRKTLGISQVVLFDSTVLAKEAGITTPEGRKLVTQHLNAQMQQLQSTSLKYDLPLHDHWKQQSYREQRCHAEFGHCYFIDFQGTRKWPTKELKADHCPRPGVTMDNIRYKQYPIFYLNTGQITQNGFVPNGQTDPRVAFWEGAEEEEYRIPGGVRPYISAVFCTDSIYSGWWNSSITAEDLLHKLQDVMEDAKTGQLKTAALPKEWNTKGDAHRSNLTCCSMLCCKDTDEKKDASQILRLPRSYQTSMRMYLDELVLPNRKPRKVHAVHDTMRDFMYQDSLASSGPFSVLTPNGTLLPRSLLMLCNFWQVKSLLSLGDQPNFKCRDIHRQIFQMSFYTIEEGHISIVSHGSYNCTTLLACSGNKHQHCFGARWNTTLLSVYESQHQPALQLGDFYKLIPSHRGITCAHMRSCGCFGDQSHTPMSSSSSTSESCDTVFQ; encoded by the exons ATGTCACTGTTCAAGATGGAGGAGACACCGTATCTGCGACAGACTTCGATCGAGCTGCAGCCTCTCGAAGCACAGATTGCAAGACAACAGGATGTGGAAAATAATCACGCAGGTGAGGTCCTACAAGCTGAAGCTGACTTCCCTgacagtgaccaaagacatatatatgtgttaccTGCCATACCGGATCAACGCAACATTTACCAGAAGGCCTATCAAACAGTGGCTAAGGTGAtcacaaagaaaagactgttaaagactattttgtgtttctcaatctgttttgcttttctagcaatatcggccagcgttattttcaggttacaatGGCATTTTGTGACTCAGCAAGAAGGAGAGATCATCGACTGGAAACGTACAGCAgcacacggtattaccacaccagactccggcatcgtgaaacgaggactacattacgatttgaaaccggtggacatacagtcggtgggtatacctcaaggtgtgtattggaagccgtttcctaaacctatcatccagaaacgaaagactttggggatttcacaggttgtgctgtttgattctactgtgctagctaaagaagctggtataactacgccagaaggaaggaagctggtgacacaacatctgaatgcacagatgcaacagctgcaatctacaagcctgaaatatgatttaccccttcatgaccattggaagcagcaaagctaccgtgaacaacgttgtcatgctgaatttggacattgttatttcattgactttcaaggaaCACGTAAATGGCCAACGAAGGAGCTGAAAGCTGATCATTGCCCTCGGCCTGGTGTGACCATGGACAATATAAGGTATAAGCAATACCCTATTTTCTATCTGAATACAGGTCAAATTACTCAGAACGGATTCGTTCCCAATGGACAGACTGATCCAAGAGTGGCATTCTGGGAAGGTGCTGAAGAAGAAGAGTACAGAATACCTGGGGGGGTAAGACCGTATATATCTGCTGTTTTTTGTACTGACAGTATTTACTCAGGATGGTGGAACTCATCAATAACCGCTGAGGACCTGTTACACAAACTTCAAGATGTGATGGAAGATGCTAAAACTGGACAGCTAAAGACAGCAGCACTTCCGAAAGAATGGAATACAAAAGGTGATG cacacaggtcaaatctaacctgctgcagtatgctttgttgcaaggacacagacgaaaagaaagatgcttcacaaatcttgcgtctaccacgtTCCTATCAGacctccatgaggatgtacttagaTGAACTGGTTTTGCCAAATCGGAAACcccgcaaagtgcatgcagttcacgatacgatgagagactttatgtatcaggactCTCTTGCTTCCTCTGGACCGTTTTCTgttttaacacctaatgggacattgctaccgcgtagcttgctaatgttatgtaatttttggcaagtgaaatctttgctgtctcttggtgatcaacccaacttcaagtgtagagacattcaccgtcaaatatttcaaatgtctttttatacaattgaagaaggtcatatcagtattgtcagccacgggtcatataattgtaccactttgcttgcatgttcaggtaataaacatcaacattgttttggtgCCCGTTGGAATACTACGCTCTTGAGTGTGTATGAAAGCcaacatcaacccgctttacaattgggtgatttttacaaattgataccttcccatcgtggaataacttgtgcacatatgcgcagttgtgggtgttttggcgatcAGTCACATACTCCAatgagttcaagctcatcaacatcagagagctgtgacactgtcttccaatag
- the LOC142503603 gene encoding uncharacterized protein LOC142503603 isoform X2, whose translation MSLFKMEETPYLRQTSIELQPLEAQIARQQDVENNHAGEVLQAEADFPDSDQRHIYVLPAIPDQRNIYQKAYQTVAKVITKKRLLKTILCFSICFAFLAISASVIFRLQWHFVTQQEGEIIDWKRTAAHGITTPDSGIVKRGLHYDLKPVDIQSVGIPQGVYWKPFPKPIIQKRKTLGISQVVLFDSTVLAKEAGITTPEGRKLVTQHLNAQMQQLQSTSLKYDLPLHDHWKQQSYREQRCHAEFGHCYFIDFQGTRKWPTKELKADHCPRPGVTMDNIRYKQYPIFYLNTGQITQNGFVPNGQTDPRVAFWEGAEEEEYRIPGGVRPYISAVFCTDSIYSGWWNSSITAEDLLHKLQDVMEDAKTGQLKTAALPKEWNTKGDGQI comes from the exons ATGTCACTGTTCAAGATGGAGGAGACACCGTATCTGCGACAGACTTCGATCGAGCTGCAGCCTCTCGAAGCACAGATTGCAAGACAACAGGATGTGGAAAATAATCACGCAGGTGAGGTCCTACAAGCTGAAGCTGACTTCCCTgacagtgaccaaagacatatatatgtgttaccTGCCATACCGGATCAACGCAACATTTACCAGAAGGCCTATCAAACAGTGGCTAAGGTGAtcacaaagaaaagactgttaaagactattttgtgtttctcaatctgttttgcttttctagcaatatcggccagcgttattttcaggttacaatGGCATTTTGTGACTCAGCAAGAAGGAGAGATCATCGACTGGAAACGTACAGCAgcacacggtattaccacaccagactccggcatcgtgaaacgaggactacattacgatttgaaaccggtggacatacagtcggtgggtatacctcaaggtgtgtattggaagccgtttcctaaacctatcatccagaaacgaaagactttggggatttcacaggttgtgctgtttgattctactgtgctagctaaagaagctggtataactacgccagaaggaaggaagctggtgacacaacatctgaatgcacagatgcaacagctgcaatctacaagcctgaaatatgatttaccccttcatgaccattggaagcagcaaagctaccgtgaacaacgttgtcatgctgaatttggacattgttatttcattgactttcaaggaaCACGTAAATGGCCAACGAAGGAGCTGAAAGCTGATCATTGCCCTCGGCCTGGTGTGACCATGGACAATATAAGGTATAAGCAATACCCTATTTTCTATCTGAATACAGGTCAAATTACTCAGAACGGATTCGTTCCCAATGGACAGACTGATCCAAGAGTGGCATTCTGGGAAGGTGCTGAAGAAGAAGAGTACAGAATACCTGGGGGGGTAAGACCGTATATATCTGCTGTTTTTTGTACTGACAGTATTTACTCAGGATGGTGGAACTCATCAATAACCGCTGAGGACCTGTTACACAAACTTCAAGATGTGATGGAAGATGCTAAAACTGGACAGCTAAAGACAGCAGCACTTCCGAAAGAATGGAATACAAAAGGTGATG gtcaaatctaa